The DNA sequence GCATTTTACCAATAGATGAAGAAATATCAAACATTGTTGATCCCTCCTATCGATTTAATTTCTAGACCTCAGCCTCATTCCTGATATTCAATTCCAAAATGCTCATACGCCAGCTTGGTTACTGTCCTTCCCCGGGGCGTTCGATTGATAAACCCTAACTGCAAAAGATAAGGCTCATATACATCTTCAATAGTAGTACTTTCTTCCCCGATGGAAGCAGCAAGAGTTTCCAGTCCCACAGGACCGCCGCCAAATTTTTTTATAATTGCAAGTATCATTCTCCTATCTACCATATCCAGGCCAATATTATCTATCTCAAGTGCGTTCAAAGCAAAATCAGCTACTTCTTTTGTGATCCTGCCATTTGCCTTAACTTGAGCAAAGTCTCTTACCCGTTTTAGAAGACGGTTGGCTATTCTGGGAGTTCCCCGGGAGCGCTTTGCAATTTCTTCTGCTCCTGCAGCATCAATTTCTATTCCCAATATACTGGCTGAGCGCACGACAATATTCTTTAATTCTTGTGGACTGTATAACTCTAATCTGCTTATTACCCCAAACCTATCCCTTAACGGCGAGGTTAACAAACCTGCCCTGGTAGTAGCACCTATCAAAGTAAACTTTGGCAAATCCAGCCGGATGGAGCGTGCACTAGGGCCTTTTCCAATGATAATATCCAAAGCATAGTCTTCCATTGCGGGATAAAGTATTTCTTCAACACTTCTATTTAACCGGTGAATCTCGTCAATAAATAAAATGTCATGGTGGCCCAAATTTGTAAGGATGGCAGCAAGGTCTCCAGCCTTTTCAATGGCAGGTCCGGACGTTATACGGATGCTTACCCCCATTTCATTTGCGATGATATTTGCAAGAGTAGTTTTCCCTAATCCGGGCGGACCATACAGCAAAACGTGATCCAAAGCCTCTTTTCTTCGTTTTGCAGCTTCTATAAATACCATAAGGTTTTCTTTTACCTTGCCCTGTCCTATATATTCGTCCAGTGTCTTAGGTCTGAGACTGGTTTCAATATCAAAATCTTCTTCAACCAGCTGCGTAGTAATAATACGATTATCAATATCCATAATTACCCCCTGTTTTAATTAACATACTAGCCGTCACACACTCCCCACTATTTTCATATTATGTCACTTTAGTGAGTTTTTCAATGCTTGTTTAACAATCTCTTCCACTTCCAACCCTTCACCTTTCACCGATTGGACTGCCCGGGTAGCTTCTGCAAAGGAATATCCCAGGACAACCAGTGCATGGACCGCTTCAGATGAATAATTAGGCTGCCCTGTAAAGGTTTCTTCTTCTCCTTTTAAACTTATTAAGTCCTCTGACTTGATTTTATCCTTAAGTTCCAATATTATTCGCTGAGCAAGTTTATTTCCAATTCCGGGAGCCCTAGTAATGGTTTTAACATCTGAACCAACCACTGCTAAAGCAAATTTGGACGGGGATGTAGTAGATAAAATTGCAAGGGCTGCTTTTGGACCAACACCAGAAACAGAGATCAACAGCTCAAACATAGATAATTCTTCTTCATCTACAAAGCCATACAGGTCCATTGCATCTTCTTTTATGTATAAATAAGTATACACCTTGACTTGCTGATGTAATGGAGGCAATCTTTCTATAGTAGAAGCTGAAGTATGAACCTTATATCCTACCCCATTCACATCAACAATAATATGGTTATCTTTGACATACTCTATATTTCCTCTTAAGTATGCAAACAAAATAATACACAACCTTTCAAAAATAGTTGATGGTTTTTAGTTTCCAATCTTAAAATTCCTCAATGTGTGCATATTTTTTA is a window from the Petroclostridium xylanilyticum genome containing:
- the ruvA gene encoding Holliday junction branch migration protein RuvA, coding for MFAYLRGNIEYVKDNHIIVDVNGVGYKVHTSASTIERLPPLHQQVKVYTYLYIKEDAMDLYGFVDEEELSMFELLISVSGVGPKAALAILSTTSPSKFALAVVGSDVKTITRAPGIGNKLAQRIILELKDKIKSEDLISLKGEEETFTGQPNYSSEAVHALVVLGYSFAEATRAVQSVKGEGLEVEEIVKQALKNSLK
- the ruvB gene encoding Holliday junction branch migration DNA helicase RuvB translates to MDIDNRIITTQLVEEDFDIETSLRPKTLDEYIGQGKVKENLMVFIEAAKRRKEALDHVLLYGPPGLGKTTLANIIANEMGVSIRITSGPAIEKAGDLAAILTNLGHHDILFIDEIHRLNRSVEEILYPAMEDYALDIIIGKGPSARSIRLDLPKFTLIGATTRAGLLTSPLRDRFGVISRLELYSPQELKNIVVRSASILGIEIDAAGAEEIAKRSRGTPRIANRLLKRVRDFAQVKANGRITKEVADFALNALEIDNIGLDMVDRRMILAIIKKFGGGPVGLETLAASIGEESTTIEDVYEPYLLQLGFINRTPRGRTVTKLAYEHFGIEYQE